The DNA sequence AGTTGTTTGGGGAGTTACCTCCACAGAGTAAAGTTAAGCAAATGACAGTGTGCTACACATGGTTCCATGAGAGGTTCCGGGTTCTCCCAGCAGATGCTAGTGATGAGACCGTGCGTGTATACGCTCGTGCCTATATTCTGATGCTGTTGTCCTCTCAGCTGTTTGCGGACAAGAATGCAAACAGGGTCCACCTTCGGTGGTTGCCTTATTTGGCATCGTTGGACGACTTGGGTAGATATAGCTGGGGCTCGGCTGCGCTGGCCTGGTTGTATAGATGTCTTTGTCGTGGAACAAACAGAAACGTTGTTAACCTGGCTGGGCCGCTTCAGCTTCTACAGTcttggattttctggaggttTCCCACTCTTAGGCCGAGTGGATTTGATAGATTTGGGTTTCCTCTTGCTTCCAGGTTTGGTTTTATATTTTCAGTTCTTTAATTATTCAACATCATGTGTTATTCTTCATTTTGACATCATTTGAATGAAATTCGTAGGTGGGCCACGTTTATGCCGAGAAACGATGGAGGGGCCCAAAGATTAGCTTCTGCACGCCTTTTGTTGGATCGATTGCGTGTCCATGATGTGAGTTATTTAGATATTGATCTTACTTGCATTGGTTTATGCTAAATTTTCTGTTCTAACGACATTCTAACTGTTTTGCTACAGTTTGTGTGGGAGCCTTATTCTTCTGTCGAGGTTGCTGCTGTTATTCATCCCGAGATACTAGTTGAGGAGCACCGTAGGCTTTGGACTGCCCTCACTAGCCTAATATATTTTGCGGCGATTGAGTGGCATCAGGTAGATAGGGTGCTACCACAGTTCGGCGGTGTTCAGCATCTCCCTCAGCCGGCTCTGAACATAGATTGGTTACATGCAAAGGATGGCAGGGGTGGTGACCGCTGGTTCCCCACATATTACCGGGAGTGGCATCAGTATTGGGACTCTCGGGTTCAGTCAGTCATATGGGTTGATCGAGTCCCTGACCCCGGTCCATCATCAGAGTACCTGGATTGGTGGTGCCGTGTGGCGCACAGATTCCTATCCCCGGATGTTGCATTCCAAGATCCGAGGCCGATTTTGTTGTCTGAGGAGGCACGTCACAGAGGGTTGTCACAGGCTCCTCCCAGGGTGCACGTTTACGACAGACCAGATAACAGGCGAGTCGATCGCCGTCGCCGCATAGGCACCCGGACCACGGATCGAGAGTGGCGGGAGTTCGCCCACCGTTTGGAGGAGGACCTCCCTGGACCTGAGCATGGGGATGCAGTGGAGTATCGTGTTCCTAGACGTAGAGGCAGACGTCAGCCTGGTGGTTATGGTCGTGCAGGGGGTCGAGGTCCAGGACCATCCGTTGAGGATGATGGGACTCAGCACGTTGTTGGTGAGGATGTAGGTGTTTCAGCGTCAGCTATGGATCAGCCGACGTTCGATGTGGGTAGTAGCTCTCAGCTCTTTGCGAACGTGGCCCCACATGCATTTGCTGAGTTTACTACGGCGGCTGTCGGGATGGAGGTCGATGATCCCGTTACTCAGTCAGAGTTCTACATGGATATAGCAGACATGCTCAGGGATGACGATGGTACCCATTATAGGCCACAGATGGCTGATGACCTTGCCCAGGTCGCTGATCAGCATCCACGGATTGACGACGTTCAGGGTCAGCTGCCTGTTGACCTGAACCAGCCTGCAACATCCCCGTCTGACCCCTGGTTCACCTTAGGAGGGACACCTGCTTCCGCATTTAGCGCTGTTCCCCCACAGCCATCAGCACCAGCGGCAGATCAGAGGCCGAGGCGAGTTAGACGTCCTACATTGTGTGGCACCGGAGGTCACCTCCTTGGTCAGTTTGACGATGATGATAGTGACACCATTGAGGATTCTGATTAGTTATGTCATATTTTCATGTCCAGTATGAACTTTGTCAGTTTATTTACTTAGCATCTTAGTGAGACGTCTTATCTTTATGGTTTTGTATAATGTTATGTTTATTTGTACTTGGTAGATAATGTTATGTTTATTTGTACTTGGTAGATAAACCGGTTTGGACTTCTATGATAACCAGCATTTCATTCAGAATTATCATGCGCATTTTTAATGAACAAAAGTAAATCAGTTCAAACATCTAAAATAAACGCAATTTACTAATACGAAATTAGCGCATTAAAATAACATGTTGGCAGTCATGGACTTAACCAACCATACATGgctaaaaaaaactaaaaccaCATAGACCATATCATAAACGCAATTTACTAATACGAAATTAGCGCATTAAAATAACATGTTGGCAGTCATGGACTTAACCAACCATACATGgctaaaaaaaactaaaaccaCATAGACCACATCATAAACGCAATTTACTAATACGAAATTAGCGCATTAAAATAACATGTTGGCAGTCATGGACTTAACCAACCATACATGgctaaaaaaaactaaaaccaCATAGACCACATCATAAACGGCATGATCTCTAGGCTTACCCTCCACCAGTCTGTCTTCGCTGGTCACAGTTCCTGCGCGTATGCCCAGGCTGACGGCATAACCCACAGCGCTTAGGTTGGTTCTCCTGAGACTGATCCATACTACCACGGATCCTGGTTGCCCTAGGACGACCTTCCTTTGCACGCCTCAAATCAGGGTCAGGTATGATAGTTGGCCCAGGATATGGAGGCCACAGTCCTTCAGGGATAAGTGGATAAAAACCCTGCTTGTAAACGTTGAACACCTCACTCATACGATATACCTCGTGAACATATGACGCCCAATTAAGGCGGGAGTATGCGCAACACGCAATGGCATGGCAACAAGGATAGTGTAGCGCCTGAAAGTGGCCACAGTCGCATGTGTTATCTTTGAGGGAAACCCTATAGCTTCCCAGCGAGAAGCTCCCGGTTGGTGTTGTCTCGGCGACGGTGTACTCGGATTGATGCCTGTCATACAACGTCACCGTGAAGCACCTAGAGTCCCTTATATTCCGATCAATAGCCTTGACCAAGGCCTGACAAAACTCATGCCCAGATCCAATTTGTGCCTCTGCTGCCTGTCCGCGGACCACAAATAGCTGAGCAAGCCTCCCGTAAGTTGACTTAGCCAAAGATGTGACCGGGAGGTTGCGAGTTCCCTTTAACACCGAGTTCACACATTCACTAATGTTGGTTGTCATGTGCCCGAACCGTCGACCACTATCCTCATGTTGGGTCCATTTGTCGTACTCCATTCGGTTGGCCCAGTCACACATTGCTGGATTCTCAGTCCGCATGATGTCAAACCAGTAATAGAACTCTGCTTCAGTCTTTGCGTAGGCAGCATTCACAAGCATCCTCCTTGAGTCCTTACCTTTGAACGTAAGGGCAAAATTGGCCGCCACATGCCGAATACAGTACGCTCGGAAAGCACGGGGAGGGAGCCAGCCATTCTCCGGTGCCTCAAGCGCTGCCTTGATTCCATTATGCCTGTCGGAGATAACAAGGATACCCTCCTGAGGAGTTACATGCTCTCGTAGGTTGGACAAGAAGAATGCCCACGACTCTGCATTCTCACCCTCCACAAGGGCAAATGCTATCGGCAGGATGTTCGAGTTCCCATCCTGCGCTATTGCCAACAGCAGCGTTCCTCCATACTTACCATACAGGTGGGTACCATCAATACTGACAAGGGGCTTGCAATGACGGAATGCCTCAATGCACGGTGGAAATGTCCAGAAAAGTCGGTGAAAGTACACCGTCGACTCGTCAATCTCACCACCAAGCCGAACGGGAGAGGTCTTCAACACCGTGATTGTTCCAGGCATTGTTGACTGGACCCCTAACATCCAACGTGGCAGGTCCGCGTACGACTCTTCCCAATCGCCATATATTTGTGCCACTGCCTTCTGCTTGGCCATCCAGACCTTCCTGTAGCTAGGCCGGAACCCGTAATCAGTTTCTGTAGCTTCTTGCAAAACCTTTACCGTAACCGCAGCGTCTGCCCTAACCAATGGAAGAATCCTCGCACAGATAACGTGGTAATCCAGCTGACGGTGATCACTCGAAATAGAGGTTGCCAAGCATGTGTGTGGCCCGTTGTACCTCCTAACCTCCCAAGTGCCCTTGCGTGCACGCAGGGCTACTCGAATCAACCAAGTACAACCCTTCTCGAATTCCTTGCATTTTCCATGATACTTCAGATGATCTGATTCAATGACTCTGTACTCAACACCTCGCCGGATGCTATAGTCCTTCACACTCAGCACAGCTTCATCCTTGTTTTGGAATGATTGCCCGATCTGAAATTCTGTAGAAGAGCCCCCGACTATGTTACCTCCGTCCTCCTGTTGAGCCAGAGCATCCAAGTTTAGTGTCGAGAAGTGTGGAGGGTACTGTTGAGAGGCAGAACTTGAAGGCATATGCTGCGTATGTGGATTTGCACCTGTGTCATCGTCGCTGTCCCCTGCGATATCAACAGGCTCCTGCTCAGAGTCATCGTCACACATTGCGTTCTCTACTCGATCGGGTCCACCAAAGCCTTCCATATAAGTTAACAGGCCACCCCCAGTGCCGACATCGTGAGGAGGCTCATCGACTGGTGCATTCTCCTAAGTTACAGAACCAACAATCTCTCTTCGGCCTAAGTCCACTGCGAATGAAGGGGATGCTATTGGTGGATGATACGGTCTGACGGTAGGCATGGAACTAGATGCACCTCCGGCAGCAGTTGAACCAGGAACTGGAGCGGATGCCCCAGAACTTTCAACCCCGACCTCCAACTTGGCGAACAACTCATGGATTCTAATCTCCGGAAAACTCCTTACGCAATGGAACAAAACCCTAAGATCTTCATCAGCCTTAACCACAAAGGTATCATACTTAACACCGGTCGAGACAACTGCGATGGGGATCTTGTAGTATAGTTTCTTCACCCACTTGCTACCAAACACGCCAAGCTTCTGCAAGATGCTGTTCTTCAAATCTGATAAGGAGCTTGACGAACTGATGAAAATACTCAGTGGTTCTCTATCAGTGAACTTCACACCCtcgcttttgctttttttaattttgccACAGCAATGCACTAAGGCTAGAAAACTCTCTCCCTCACTTGCCATTGTGAAAATGATCTCTTATGGAGCTTGAATCACTCACATATATATAGAGTTTCAGTGATTGTAAACCGTGGCAACATTCAGGGTATTATGCACATCACTCCTCCtacataaaccgtggtaggtcATAGAGGTTTATATTCATCTCTTTTTCctcataaaccgtggtaacctaccacggtttatgcatgCCTTGCCTTCTTCCTAAACCGTGGGAACCTCCCACGGTTTACATGTAAATCCTAAACCGTGCTAACTTGCCACGGATTACATATAACTCGTTTTGCACAATCACGTAGGAGAATTCCATTTTATGTATTTGGGTAAACATTTGAATCAGTTtgtttattttagtaaattgccctaattattaattacaaaatttaataaaaataaatacaaaattaaaattaaattaaataaatataaaataattttaattgaaggtgtatatatatatatatatatatatatatatatatatatatatatatatatatatataacaatttaATACATAAGATGTAGGTTGGCTTGGTGGCAAATCGGTGAGTCATTAGTCATTGATTTATCCAGTTGACCGGATTATAATtgaataaaaacataaaattataaaaataaaattaaaattaaaaattaaatacata is a window from the Arachis stenosperma cultivar V10309 chromosome 3, arast.V10309.gnm1.PFL2, whole genome shotgun sequence genome containing:
- the LOC130965970 gene encoding uncharacterized protein LOC130965970 produces the protein MEGFGGPDRVENAMCDDDSEQEPVDIAGDSDDDTGANPHTQHMPSSSASQQYPPHFSTLNLDALAQQEDGGNIVGGSSTEFQIGQSFQNKDEAVLSVKDYSIRRGVEYRVIESDHLKYHGKCKEFEKGCTWLIRVALRARKGTWEVRRYNGPHTCLATSISSDHRQLDYHVICARILPLVRADAAVTVKVLQEATETDYGFRPSYRKVWMAKQKAVAQIYGDWEESYADLPRWMLGVQSTMPGTITVLKTSPVRLGGEIDESTVYFHRLFWTFPPCIEAFRHCKPLVSIDGTHLYGKYGGTLLLAIAQDGNSNILPIAFALVEGENAESWAFFLSNLREHVTPQEGILVISDRHNGIKAALEAPENGWLPPRAFRAYCIRHVAANFALTFKGKDSRRMLVNAAYAKTEAEFYYWFDIMRTENPAMCDWANRMEYDKWTQHEDSGRRFGHMTTNISECVNSVLKGTRNLPVTSLAKSTYGRLAQLFVVRGQAAEAQIGSGHEFCQALVKAIDRNIRDSRCFTVTLYDRHQSEYTVAETTPTGSFSLGSYRVSLKDNTCDCGHFQALHYPCCHAIACCAYSRLNWASYVHEVYRMSEVFNVYKQGFYPLIPEGLWPPYPGPTIIPDPDLRRAKEGRPRATRIRGSMDQSQENQPKRCGLCRQPGHTRRNCDQRRQTGGG